One Brassica napus cultivar Da-Ae chromosome C4, Da-Ae, whole genome shotgun sequence genomic region harbors:
- the LOC106454497 gene encoding protein POLYCHOME, translating to MPEARDRRERPVDYPAAFLNRRSHGILLDEPPAHLNPFQSPVQRLPPSESMGRGGFARGNLGVRRRGLGVARRGRARASASVLPSWYPRTPLRDVSSVVRAIERRRARMGDVETPTPQQLGVLDDSLAPVSGERNYSMVTPGPSVGFKRPWPPSTAKVHQILLDITRQSSAEEEEEALTPQKKLLNSIDKVEKVVMEEIQKMKSTPSAKRAEREKRVRTLMSMR from the exons ATGCCAGAAGCGAGAGACCGGAGAGAGAGGCCTGTGGATTACCCCGCCGCGTTTCTCAACCGGCGATCCCACGGGATCCTGCTCGACGAGCCGCCAGCGCATCTGAATCCGTTTCAGTCCCCTGTTCAGAGGCTGCCTCCTTCAGAATCGATGGGAAGAGGTGGATTCGCGAGGGGCAATTTGGGAGTTCGACGAAGAGGCTTGGGTGTTGCGAGGCGTGGCAGGGCTCGTGCTTCAGCTTCTGTGTTGCCTTCTTGGTATCCAAGAACGCCTCTCCGTGACGTGTCTTCTGTCGTTAGG GCGATTGAGAGAAGGAGAGCTCGTATGGGAGACGTTGAGACCCCAACTCCACAACAGCTTGGGGTTCTTGATGATTCTTTAGCACCAGTGTCTGGCGAGCGGAACTACTCCATGGTGACTCCTGGTCCGTCTGTTGGGTTCAAGCGTCCCTGGCCACCTTCAACTGCTAAAGTCCATCAGATTCTTCTCGACATCACAAGGCAGAGTTCAgcggaagaggaagaagaagcgcTCACTCCACAGAAGAAGCTCCTCAACTCTATTGATAAAGTGGAGAAGGTTGTGATGGAAGAGATTCAGAAGATGAAGAGCACTCCTAGTGCTAAGAGAGCTGAAAGGGAGAAAAGAGTTCGGACTTTAATGTCCATGCGATGA
- the LOC106431555 gene encoding glutathione S-transferase T3-like, with translation MNNATAAVEANRKVDRSRGMRWIDEDTVRVRLCMCVMRWFDEEASHRFMRQRAYDCSYSQQNVSFGNFEESVELSSSQVPFLGSIGTQDSNFDGVTGAERRERRKWTPTDDIVLISSWLNTSKDPVVGNEQKSGTFWNRVAAYFAASPLVAACEEREGAHCQHRWHRINDIVSKFCAAYEAATREKASGQNENDVVKLAHQIFYNNHKNKFNLEHAWKELRNDQKWCDLFTAKKEGSSKKRKCEEGAGSETSESTANKRPPGVKAAKASGKKKVVDEDNLNKFETMWTIKQADLASKERLSKLNLLDRLLGKTEPLADYEEELKKKLITELFSN, from the exons ATGAACAACGCGACTGCTGCGGTTGAGGCGAATCGAAAG gTGGATCGATCAAGAGGCATGAG GTGGATTGATGAAGACACTGTCCGAGTTAGATTGTGTATGTGTGTAATGAG aTGGTTTGATGAAGAGGCATCACACAGGTTCATGAGACAAAGAGCGTACGATTGTTCATACAG TCAACAAAATGTTTCCTTTGGAAACTTTGAAGAAAGTGTTGAACTATCTTCCTCTCAAGTTCCCTTTCTAGGCAGTATAGGAACCCAAGATTCAAACTTTGATGGAGTCACGGGGGCAGAGCGTAGAGAACGGCGTAAATGGACACCAACTGATGATATTGTCCTGATCAGCTCGTGGTTAAACACGAGCAAAGATCCTGTGGTTGGCAACGAGCAAAAATCTGGAACTTTTTGGAACAGAGTTGCTGCATATTTTGCGGCAAGTCCTCTAGTTGCTGCCTGCGAAGAAAGAGAAGGAGCCCATTGCCAGCATCGCTGGCACCGGATCAATGACATCGTGTCCAAATTCTGTGCTGCGTATGAAGCTGCTACAAGAGAGAAAGCTAGCGGCCAGAATGAGAATGACGTTGTCAAACTTGCTCATCAAATTTTCTACAACAACCACAAGAACAAATTCAATCTAGAACACGCATGGAAGGAACTACGCAACGACCAGAAGTGGTGTGATCTCTTTACGGCTAAAAAGGAAGGGAGCTCGAAGAAGAGGAAATGCGAGGAGGGTGCAGGGTCAGAGACCTCTGAATCAACCGCCAACAAGCGTCCCCCGGGTGTGAAGGCCGCAAAGGCAAGTGGTAAGAAGAAGGTGGTAGACGAGGATAATCTGAACAAGTTTGAGACTATGTGGACGATAAAACAGGCGGATTTGGCCTCGAAAGAGAGGTTGTCTAAGCTGAATCTGCTTGACCGTCTACTAGGAAAAACAGAACCCCTTGCTGACTATGAAGAAGAACTCAAGAAGAAGCTCATAACTGAGTTGTTCTCAAATTAA
- the LOC125585024 gene encoding outer envelope pore protein 16-3, chloroplastic/mitochondrial, whose translation MDPAEMRYLEEEDGPMMKTIKGSVTGFAAGTIYGTILATWKDVPRVERNVALPGLIRTLKMMGTHGLTFAAIGGVYIGVEQVVQSYRGKRDFFNGAIGGFVAGASVLGYRARSIPTAIAAGATLAVTSALIDSGGQTTRVDNGREYYPYTPVEKRAQAES comes from the exons ATGGATCCAGCTGAGATGAGGTACTTGGAAGAAGAGGACGGTCCCATGATGAAGACAATCAAAGGCAGCGTCACTGGCTTCGCCGCCGGGACCATCTACGGAACCATTTTGGCCACGTGGAAAGACGTTCCGAGGGTGGAGAGAAACGTGGCTCTTCCGGGACTCATCAGAACGCTCAAGATGATGGGAACACACGGGCTCACTTTCGCTGCTATTGGAGGAGTTTACATCGGCGTTGAACAGGTGGTTCAGAGTTATAGGGGCAAAAGAGACTTTTTCAATGGTGCTATTGGTGGGTTTGTTGCTGGAGCTTCTGTACTTGGCTATAGAG CAAGGAGCATTCCAACGGCGATAGCTGCAGGTGCAACTCTAGCTGTTACCTCAGCTTTGATTGACTCTGGGGGTCAGACGACAAGAGTAGACAACGGCAGAGAGTATTATCCTTACACCCCTGTCGAGAAAAGAGCTCAAGCTGAATCCTGa
- the LOC125585022 gene encoding squamosa promoter-binding-like protein 9 — MDRGSNSGLGLGPGQTESGGSSTESSSLSGGLMFGQRIYFEDAGGGTGFSSSGGSNRRVRGSGSGPSGQIPRCQVEGCGMDLTNAKGYYTRHRVCGMHSKTPKVIVAGIEQRFCQQCSRFHQLPEFDLEKRSCRRRLAGHNERRRKPQPASLSVLSSRYGRITPSLYGNGETTMNGSFLGSQEMGWNSARTLDTRVMRRPPSWQINPMNVFSQGSVSGGGGGGINFSSPEIMDTKPESYKGIGSDSNCALSLLSNPHQPHDNNNSNNTWRTSSGFGPMTVTMAQPPPAPSQQHQYLNPPWVFKDDDNNCPNDMSPVLNLGRFTETEISGGTTLGEFELSDHHHHQNRTQYMESENTRAYDSSSHHNNWSL, encoded by the exons ATGGATAGGGGTTCCAACTCGGGTCTTGGTCTTGGTCCAGGCCAGACAGAGTCGGGTGGTTCATCCACTGAGTCATCCTCTTTAAGTGGAGGGCTCATGTTTGGCCAGAGGATCTACTTCGAGGACGCTGGAGGTGGAACCGGGTTTTCTTCCTCCGGCGGGTCAAACAGAAGGGTACGTGGAAGCGGGTCGGGTCCTTCGGGTCAGATACCAAGATGTCAAGTGGAAGGTTGTGGAATGGATCTAACTAATGCAAAGGGTTATTACACGAGGCATAGAGTTTGTGGAATGCACTCTAAAACACCAAAAGTCATTGTCGCTGGTATAGAACAAAGGTTTTGTCAACAGTGCAgcag GTTTCACCAGCTTCCGGAATTTGACCTAGAGAAAAGGAGTTGCCGTAGGAGACTCGCTGGTCATAATGAGAGACGGAGGAAGCCACAGCCTGCGTCTCTATCTGTGTTGTCTTCTCGTTATGGGAGGATCACTCCTTCTCTTTACG GAAATGGTGAAACTACAATGAATGGGAGCTTTCTTGGGTCTCAAGAAATGGGTTGGAATAGTGCAAGAACGTTGGATACAAGAGTGATGAGACGGCCACCGTCGTGGCAGATCAATCCTATGAATGTGTTTAGTCAAGGATCAGTaagtggaggaggaggaggagggataAACTTCTCATCTCCGGAGATTATGGACACTAAACCAGAGAGCTACAAGGGAATTGGCAGCGACTCAAACTGTGCTCTCTCTCTTCTGTCAAACCCACATCAGCCACatgacaacaacaacagcaacaacacATGGAGAACTTCTTCGGGTTTTGGTCCGATGACGGTTACAATGGCTCAGCCACCACCTGCACCTAGCCAGCAGCATCAGTATCTGAACCCGCCTTGGGTGTTTAAGGACGATGATAATAACTGTCCGAATGATATGTCTCCTGTTTTGAATCTTGGTCGGTTCACCGAGACAGAGATAAGCGGTGGAACGACTTTGGGTGAGTTCGAGTTatctgatcatcatcatcatcagaataGGACGCAGTACATGGAAAGTGAGAACACAAGGGCTTATGACTCTTCTTCACACCATAACAACTGGTCTCTCTGA
- the LOC125585021 gene encoding TBCC domain-containing protein 1-like, with product MTEEVIDQSPPPPDPDPIQNSNPLIHPRRVPFEHGLLPIPNLLFADPIQTLAPIKQKLASSATNNRVGSPAVSEALSISSDHARLVLETLASVLHSETDPLVVAKPEEVDSIGADVRDLVLFMYVQSYKKLMPRTHKDSAAVADVWPSASAFDGYLSALSPIQLVRSNSRRFMPSPADEEAHQLSYLQKHIANIISLLADPVEGQGDESSVLSLESFEHIGFLLHFGDKGSDVPSFSQATPFFKNSNPDIPAVLVPASEVHDWLLKKIASAMESISDRISGKENGPSNASGQEAATVVTCEALNKVPSNDRGPCIIEGVSKTSLFKQASDLKGRSVKVANCHDSVIYLLAPLRYATVYGCSDSTIVLGAAGKAVRVEHCERVHVIAATKRICIANCRECVFYLGVNHRPLIVGDNHKLQVAPYNTFYSHLEEHMTEVGIVPTINRWNESLALGAVDPHDSLSHPTGASDKQSESASCVDPNQFTNFLIPNWFVGEALGSTKDNPFPLPDAYMAVQQTSLKNLEETRQSLRETPLEDNRKRELTTAFHMHFKDWLYATGNIRQLYCLQGD from the exons ATGACGGAAGAAGTAATCGAccaatcaccaccaccacctgaCCCAGACCCGATTCAAAATTCGAATCCACTAATCCACCCGAGGCGGGTGCCATTCGAACACGGCCTCCTCCCAATCCCGAATCTCCTTTTCGCCGACCCGATCCAAACCTTAGCTCCGATCAAGCAGAAGCTAGCATCCTCCGCGACGAACAACCGCGTCGGATCTCCCGCCGTCTCCGAAGCGCTCTCGATCTCCTCTGACCATGCGCGCCTCGTCCTCGAAACTCTCGCCTCGGTGCTACACTCGGAGACTGATCCTCTTGTTGTGGCTAAGCCAGAGGAGGTTGATTCGATCGGAGCTGATGTGAGGGATCTGGTTTTGTTTATGTACGTTCAGTCGTATAAGAAGCTGATGCCGAGGACGCATAAGGACTCTGCGGCTGTGGCGGATGTCTGGCCTTCGGCGTCTGCTTTCGATGGTTACTTGTCCGCCTTATCCCCGATTCAG CTTGTTCGGAGCAACAGCCGTCGGTTTATGCCATCGCCAGCAGATGAAGAAGCTCATCAGTTGTCGTATTTGCAAAAGCATATAGCAAATATTATTTCTCTCCTTGCAGATCCTGTAGAGGGACAAGGAGATGAATCTTCG GTCCTGTCTTTGGAGAGTTTTGAGCACATTgggtttcttcttcattttggTGATAAGGGATCTGATGTACCTTCTTTCAGTCAAGCTACTCCTTTCTTTAAGAACTCTAACCCTGATATCCCCGCTGTTCTGGTTCCTGCTTCCGAAGTGCATGATTGGCTTCTGAAAAAGATAGCTTCCGCCATGGAAAGCATTTCTGACAGAATTTCTGGGAAAGAAAATGGACCTTCTAATGCCTCTGGTCAAGAAGCTGCAACCGTAGTTACCTGTGAAGCTCTTAATAAAGTTCCATCTAATGATAGAGGTCCTTGTATCATCGAAGGAGTCTCCAAGACTTCGCTTTTCAAGCAGGCTTCTGATCTAAAGGGTAGATCTGTGAAG GTTGCCAATTGCCATGATTCTGTCATTTATCTTTTAGCGCCATTGAGGTATGCAACTGTGTATGGATGTTCTGATTCTACTATCGTTCTGGGAGCTGCCGGCAAG GCAGTAAGAGTTGAGCATTGTGAGAGAGTTCATGTGATTGCAGCTACCAAACGAATCTGCATCGCCAATTGCCGAGAATGTGTGTTCTATTTGGGAGTCAATCATCGACCTCTTATTGTTGGTGATAACCACAAACTACAG GTGGCTCCATATAATACGTTTTACTCACACTTGGAGGAGCACATGACCGAGGTAGGGATTGTGCCAACTATCAACAGATGGAATGAATCTTTGGCACTTGGAGCAGTCGATCCGCATGACTCACTGTCGCATCCTACGGGTGCCTCTGATAAACAATCTGAATCGGCTTCTTGTGTGGACCCTAACCAGTTCACTAACTTTTTG ATCCCAAACTGGTTTGTAGGAGAGGCGCTTGGTTCCACGAAAGACAATCCATTTCCATTACCAGATGCGTATATGGCAGTACAACAGACAAGc CTTAAGAACTTGGAAGAAACAAGACAATCCTTAAGAGAAACTCCTCTTGAAGATAACCGAAAACGAGAACTTACAACAGCGTTCCACATGCATTTCAAAGACTGGCTTTACG CAACGGGAAATATCCGGCAACTTTACTGCTTGCAAGGTGATTAA